One window from the genome of Anopheles coluzzii chromosome X, AcolN3, whole genome shotgun sequence encodes:
- the LOC125906813 gene encoding uncharacterized protein LOC125906813 translates to MSRVSHWHKFTSHKSAIKSDLLPEILALVDKRALTPILAKPSVSNASRSHTSTNVSSLNATNTSRTTKTASARRTFTNSTELTDDIQAANDTNTVDDSDNCNHYNHRTKPTSDVSAGNYRTNTQASSDPVLNQNTTNTGIAEKVWLYFTNIKSHVSADDMRVWLKAVLPTDDINVYRLTKKGVNLDSMSFISFKVSVPKSLKELALHSTIWPVSLTVREFVARGLPKQRVHERARFDPSELISHRTNSSAVPKTTAHPDHFLEHRSPPPQRVILSPSQMTEILEAIQLEFPPTPPQLSPGVGLQSQSNLSNTNRLPQISPFAKRIAHK, encoded by the exons ATGTCACGAGTTTCGCATTGGCACAAATTCACTTCTCACAA atcggctatcaagagcgatttgcttcctgagatcctcgctctcgTTGATAAGCGAGCGCTAACACCCATATTAGCTAAGCCGTCTGTTAGCAACGCATCGCGATCGCACACATCCACTAATGTATCGTCGCTCAATGCCACAAATACATCCAGAACGACTAAAACAGCTTCCGCTCGCCGTACATTTACTAACTCAACGGAGCTCACTGATGATATCCAAGCTGCGAACGATACCAACACTGTGGATGATTCTGACAACTGTAACCACTACAATCATCGTACTAAGCCGACTAGTGATGTTAGTGCTGGAAACTATCGAACAAATACACAAGCATCTTCTGATCCTGTTTTGaaccaaaacaccaccaacacgggcATAGCCGAGAAAGTATGGTTATACTTCACGAACATCAAATCGCATGTCTCGGCTgatgatatgcgtgtgtggcttaAAGCTGTGCTACCAACGGACGATATTAATGTTTACCGTCTCACGAAAAAGGGTGTGAACCTGGACTCGATGTCCTTCATATCGTTCAAAGTGAGTGTTCCTAAATCTCTTAAGGAGCTTGCGCTGCACTCTACTATTTGGCCAGTTTCACTTACTGTTCGGGAGTTTGTTGCTCGTGGCCTACCAAAGCAACGTGTACATGAAAGGGCTCGATTTGACCCTTCTGAGCTTATTTCGCATCGTACAAATAGTTCAGCTGTGCCAAAAACTACCGCTCATCCGGATCATTTTTTGGAACATCGATCGCCACCCCCACAGCGCGTGATTCTATCACCATCCCAGATGACCGAGATCCTAGAGGCTATTCAACTGGAGTTTCCTCCCACACCGCCTCAGTTATCACCGGGGGTGGGGCTTCAATCACAATCGAATCTCAGCAACACGAACCGCTTACCACAGATcagcccgtttgccaaacggatagCTCACAAGTAA